The proteins below come from a single Mya arenaria isolate MELC-2E11 chromosome 8, ASM2691426v1 genomic window:
- the LOC128243658 gene encoding (Lyso)-N-acylphosphatidylethanolamine lipase-like isoform X2, with amino-acid sequence MAHLVQIESRILSRLKSTVEKCFITLPQSQHRIWTIVANKDKPNTPLVMVHGMGGGVGLWVQSIDDLAVKRPVYAFDLLGFGRSSRPKFSSSAKLVEMEFVESIEEWRQEMKIEKMALLGHSLGAYLASAYALKYPENIEHLFLVDPWGFPERPTGESDRSRRIPTWVRAIAKVLSPFNPLAVVRVAGPLGPGLIRRFRPDLQAKFAHLFDDHTILDYIYHCNAQTPSGESAFRTLSLLLGFAKRPMIERISEVDKDLPITFIYGSKTWMDKECGYQTKFLRADSHVDVEIIPGAGHHVYADKADNFNRIMNSYLEKMDLHADNERMKNMEMKHAETEIDAEQYPITEV; translated from the exons ATGGCTCACCTTGTACAGATCGAATCTCGAATTCTCAGTC GCCTTAAAAGCACagtagaaaaatgttttattacattaccTCAAAGTCAGCACAGAATATGGACAATAGTTGCTAACAAGGACAAACCCAACACTCCGCTGGTAATGGTCCATGGGATGGGAGGTGGTGTTGGACTATGGGTTCAGAGCATTGACGATCTCGCTGTGAAACGACCAGTGTATGCCTTTGACTTATTAGGGTTTGGTCGTAGCTCTAGACCAAAGTTTAGTTCAAGTGCAAAACTTGTTGAAATGGAATTTGTTGAATCTATAGAGGAGTGGCGTCAGGAAATGAAGATAGAAAAAATGGCTTTATTAGGACACAGCTTAGGTGCATATCTAGCCAGTGCTTATGCATTGAAATATCCAGAGAATATTGAGCACCTGTTCCTGGTCGATCCATGGGGATTTCCGGAGCGTCCAACAGGGGAGAGTGACCGCAGTCGGCGCATTCCTACCTGGGTCAGGGCAATCGCTAAGGTTCTGTCCCCCTTCAACCCTCTCGCCGTTGTGCGAGTAGCTGGACCATTGG GACCGGGTTTGATCCGCCGTTTCCGACCTGACCTGCAGGCCAAATTTGCCCACTTATTCGATGACCACACAATCCTGGACTACATCTACCACTGTAACGCTCAGACTCCCAG TGGAGAGTCAGCATTCAGGACCCTGTCATTGCTGCTGGGATTTGCAAAGCGGCCGATGATCGAGCGGATATCGGAGGTGGACAAAGACCTGCCTATCACATTCATCTATGGCTCGAAGACCTGGATGGACAAGGAATGTGGATACCAGACCAAGTTCCTCAGGGCTGACAGCCACGTCGATGTGGAG ATCATCCCTGGTGCGGGTCATCACGTGTATGCAGACAAGGCAGACAACTTCAACCGCATCATGAATTCATACCTGGAGAAGATGGATCTGCACGCTGACAACGAGCGCATGAAAAACATGGAGATGAAGCATGCTGAGACAGAAATTGACGCAGAACAGTATCCGATCACAGAAGTTTGA
- the LOC128243658 gene encoding (Lyso)-N-acylphosphatidylethanolamine lipase-like isoform X1: protein MGSKDEVEQNSQSLVKYNHSDPPSSWLKWIPTSMAHLVQIESRILSRLKSTVEKCFITLPQSQHRIWTIVANKDKPNTPLVMVHGMGGGVGLWVQSIDDLAVKRPVYAFDLLGFGRSSRPKFSSSAKLVEMEFVESIEEWRQEMKIEKMALLGHSLGAYLASAYALKYPENIEHLFLVDPWGFPERPTGESDRSRRIPTWVRAIAKVLSPFNPLAVVRVAGPLGPGLIRRFRPDLQAKFAHLFDDHTILDYIYHCNAQTPSGESAFRTLSLLLGFAKRPMIERISEVDKDLPITFIYGSKTWMDKECGYQTKFLRADSHVDVEIIPGAGHHVYADKADNFNRIMNSYLEKMDLHADNERMKNMEMKHAETEIDAEQYPITEV from the exons ATGGGAAGCAAAGACGAAGTTGAGCAGAATTCACAGTCACTGGTGAAATATAATCATAG TGATCCTCCATCAAGCTGGCTGAAGTGGATTCCAACATCCATGGCTCACCTTGTACAGATCGAATCTCGAATTCTCAGTC GCCTTAAAAGCACagtagaaaaatgttttattacattaccTCAAAGTCAGCACAGAATATGGACAATAGTTGCTAACAAGGACAAACCCAACACTCCGCTGGTAATGGTCCATGGGATGGGAGGTGGTGTTGGACTATGGGTTCAGAGCATTGACGATCTCGCTGTGAAACGACCAGTGTATGCCTTTGACTTATTAGGGTTTGGTCGTAGCTCTAGACCAAAGTTTAGTTCAAGTGCAAAACTTGTTGAAATGGAATTTGTTGAATCTATAGAGGAGTGGCGTCAGGAAATGAAGATAGAAAAAATGGCTTTATTAGGACACAGCTTAGGTGCATATCTAGCCAGTGCTTATGCATTGAAATATCCAGAGAATATTGAGCACCTGTTCCTGGTCGATCCATGGGGATTTCCGGAGCGTCCAACAGGGGAGAGTGACCGCAGTCGGCGCATTCCTACCTGGGTCAGGGCAATCGCTAAGGTTCTGTCCCCCTTCAACCCTCTCGCCGTTGTGCGAGTAGCTGGACCATTGG GACCGGGTTTGATCCGCCGTTTCCGACCTGACCTGCAGGCCAAATTTGCCCACTTATTCGATGACCACACAATCCTGGACTACATCTACCACTGTAACGCTCAGACTCCCAG TGGAGAGTCAGCATTCAGGACCCTGTCATTGCTGCTGGGATTTGCAAAGCGGCCGATGATCGAGCGGATATCGGAGGTGGACAAAGACCTGCCTATCACATTCATCTATGGCTCGAAGACCTGGATGGACAAGGAATGTGGATACCAGACCAAGTTCCTCAGGGCTGACAGCCACGTCGATGTGGAG ATCATCCCTGGTGCGGGTCATCACGTGTATGCAGACAAGGCAGACAACTTCAACCGCATCATGAATTCATACCTGGAGAAGATGGATCTGCACGCTGACAACGAGCGCATGAAAAACATGGAGATGAAGCATGCTGAGACAGAAATTGACGCAGAACAGTATCCGATCACAGAAGTTTGA